AATAACCGACTCTATGTTTTGTCATCTGCAActtcttcatctccttcttcCTGCTACTCAGCGATCCTTAAATGCTCCAAAActaccccaaactcttgataaccccCTCTGGGACTCTCCACAACTATTTATATTCTCACATGCCTATTGTAACTCAAGCAaatcctctttttcttctcccaCAAGTCACAAACTTTCGTTCCTTTGTTGGTTCACCTCTACACTTTCTGGGTTGTTTAAAACCTCCCAAATTATATCTGTAACGTAATAAAATTCTATGGAACATATATCTTCCCTTTAATCCCACGTAAATTCCATGTAGAGCCGAGATTCTTCCCCTATTTTTGTAAATAAACTATTCTTCCATGTTTCCGATAATCAAAAGAAACTTTCCTCTTTTTACAATTCTAACTCAAGCAGTTCCACTGTTTAGATGGTAACTACTCGTACCAAATCAAATACATGAGTAAATCCGAGTAATTCTCACTCAAATCTTTCCCTGAACTTTTCGTACTTTCAACAGCATTTTCTCTGTTTCGTCACCAAATTCGATATCCAGCCCAACTCAGTCGAGTAAAACTACCATATCCATCCTGTTTAACTAAATGAAGTCCAATCCAACTGAAATCTCCGACTGAATCTCCCCATAACTCGCACAAATCGTAACCAGAAAGTTACGTTTTTGTAAACTAATTTTCCctccaaatcacttgtttaaacCATGAAGAAaagggtggcccttatccaactGTTGGCTGCCCATATcactggggtgtaaatagtaaatagggtaccccttatccatttgggaTGTAGATAACAATTCCTCCGTAGTGTAAATATAACTTTTTTGGGggcgtctccaacatacttccggGGTGCCTGTAGTACGTCTACTgggaccacttttcgagccaatttctccgcaaaactgtatttctccaaaaacacctacaaagacataaaaaccataataaatacgtaatcgagcactaataatacatacaattgagatcatattagacacaaaaatgtgtgtaTCACTTGGCTACCATAATTCTGCCGTGGTACCCTCTATGAGAAAGAAAAGGGGTGTAGCACTGGCTTGGAATGATGGATTCAATATTGTTATATGCTATTCCAGCCAACAAGGATTTATATGCTCAACCAAATCTATTAAAACTGATAAGGTATGTAACTTGTACTTTGTTTATGGTGAGCCAAATAGAAACTTAAGAAACCTTTTTTGGGAGACGTTTATGTCTCAACCTTATGATCCACATATTCCTACTATTATAGTAGGAGATTTGAATTGTATTCTTTTAGCCCAAGATAAGTGGGGGAGAAGACCTGTTACTGAGCAAGATACAAAAAGACTTGAGAGATTTACCATTCTCTGGCCCATACTTTACATGGACTAATAAACAAATATGAGGCAATCTAGTTATGGAGCATATTGACAGAGCTCTAGTGAATGGGATTTGGGAAGATGCTTTCCCACATATCCACACTCTGCATTTCCCTATAATTAGTTCAAATCATGCTCCTATTCTAGTCTCTTTAAGTGATGAGGCTGACAACTTGCATAAACCCATACCATTTTATGTCAGTGTGGGTTAAGGATAATTCCTGCAAAATAGTCATAAAAAAAGCCTGGTGACTACAAGTTAGATGATCAAAATCCTTCCAACTCAACCAAAAGTTGAATCATGCTAAAACCAAATTGAGATTATGGAATAAATTTTCTTTTGGAAACTTCAGGATActaaatctgaaattcaattgGTTCAAACAAACAATCCAGGGGATACAAGGAAGATTGCTGACCCGACTGATAAGTTATCATACTTGTATTCTCTGGAACAAATCTTGTGGAAAGATAAGTCTCGGTATTATGGCTAAATAAAGGGGATAAGAACATGCCTTATTTTCATAAATGCATTTTATTTAAAAGGAAGAGGAATAATATATCCTGGTTAAAAGCCAGAAATGGTAACTGGTTGACTACAAAAGAAGCCATTTGAGATGAACTCATCTCATACTTCAATAAACTATATAAAACTTCTGATCCTAGTGATCAAGATGTGTTAGTAGATAATATCAAACCTAAATTATCGAGTCTAGATAATGACATACTGGAAACACCtctttctgatgatgaaattagcGTGGATGCTTTCCAAAtgggagcaaaaaaaaaaaaaaccagggtCAGATGGCTTCACTGGTCTTTTTTACCAGTATTATTGGGATATTTTGGGGGATAGTGGAATTCAAATGGTCAAACAGTTCTTTGAGACTGAACATCTCCTTACTCAATTCAATCATACTAACTTAACTTTGATACCAAAGAACCCTATGGCTGACTCTGCAGATCAATTTAGACCTATCGGTTTATGCAATTTTGTCTATAAAGTGATATCCAAGACTCTTTCTAATATGATAAATCCTTTGATGGACAAAATGATTTCATCCAATCAAAGTGCCTTCAATCCCAAGAGGAAAATATATGATAATGTTATCTTAGcacatgagcttatagattatataaaaaagaacaaaaggaaAACCGGAAGTGCAGTCATTAAGCTGGACATGTCCAAGGCTTATGATAAACCAGAATGGTCTTTTTTGGCTAAAGCAATGGCAAAATTGGGGTTCAACCCAAAATGAATTATACTAATTATGAATTGCATAAGTACCAGTCTCATACTATATTCTTCTAAATTGAAGTCACATTGGCATTTTAAACCAGAAAGAGGCCTAAGACAAGGGGACCCTATGTCCCCTGATCTATATATAATATGTACTGAATCCCTTAATTCATATATAAAACATCTGGAAGATACTAACCTGGTACATGACATAAAATGTTCTAAGACTGGTTCTTCAATTAGCCGTATTTTGTTTGCAAACACTAGTGAAAAATGGATTTTTAACCACTTCCTCGGTTTTACAGAAACTATTGTTGTTGGGTTGTAGTTATGTACGGTGCCGTGACTCCCAGTAGTTTTTCtaggaaaaaaaatggaaaacttaAACCTGTTTCTCACAAAGTTGTTCTTTAGAGGGGTATTTTTGTAAAAATTCTGAGATTCAAGAACTACTGTGAGGGCTGGATTATTCTgtggaaagagaaaaagaaatcaaacctTATCTCTTTTATCTCATCTGCATCTATCATCTTCCATCACTTATCTCTGTTTGTTTCGCTTCATTTTTTTCTGTATCAAAACTTTAGTATTAGGTTTTGCGTCCTCTTCGTCTCTATCATAACAACATTAGATCTTGAGGATTTATTCTGAATCGGTGAAAAGAGGTGATGATGCTTATCAACACCAACTGAAAACCAAGATTCATCTAAGCAAACTGAATTGAAAGGTAAGTATCATCTTTATTTATCGTTTCAGTTCAATCGATTAACTTATCCATCTCCAAATTGAAatttcagaagaaaaagaaatcgatCTCAGTAAACCTAAAAGCTTGATTTCATCTCAGTTCTCTTTTCTGATTCGTTATCAGTTTGTGCATTTTTTCATACTTTTAATCCATTGgtttctttttcttagttttgttctcTTGATGGTGTGTATTCTCTTTGTATTCAGGCACTGAAGAAGTATAAAActccaccaccatcttcaaaTCCAACTAAAACTAATGGAGGTAAACAAAAGAAGAATATCAATTCATGATGAAATCTACAATTGGTTCTTCttttatgttggatttaggtctTTTACTGTACTttttattgatttgtttttgttttgtgtgaTTTCTACAGAAGTGGAGATAATGAAAGCAAAATGAGAAGGTTAACAACATGCTCATGTTTGATAAAGATAGGATTTAATCTGTGGTTTTGCTTTGTAAGATTATTACTTCAACTAGTTTATGAAATATTATGCATATTATACCATTTGAAAAATATGGGTTTTCTTATGTTTCGAAATTAGGATCCTTGTGCTGGGAATTTGTGTTGTTACATCTTTGATTAAAATGGTTTCTGTGGTGCATCAGTTATCGCAATCCTTAGTTCACCGCTTTCCAATTGTTTCGTGGTTGACATATTCACCACTGTGAGTCTCGTATCAAATCAAAAAAAAGTATAAAGTTTGCTTTTGATGCAttttttgttatagttttgaaaatttgTGTAATGGGATTCTTGATACAGGACATCAATATGATAAAGTGTGCATTAGCATTAATGAGTCATTTAAATTGGCGAAAACGCCTTGCTTTTGATCATTTCATGGGTAAGCAAAGCCTTTACAATCCTATTTCAGTTTGCTAGCTTGATTTTTGGGTGTATAATATTAAGAATTCTTTATATGTAGTTTCTTTATAATTTCTTATTAGGATGGACGTTAATTGCATCTGTGTTTGTCATCACAATGctaaaatctcattttgtggAACTGTGGATGCTTTTAaagcttttattattattatgttgtTTGTCTGGTGTACCGATGGGTTAGCAGGTGCTTTCTGCATGACTGAATGATGGAAAAAATATAAAACTTGCTCTAAATTGCAGTATGCAGGGGTTTTAAAAGCGCACGCTTCGTGCAGTAGGACTGAAGCTTTCTTGGCATATTTCTCTGTTATGTTTGAAGTTTGCATCCTGTTCACCAGAGGGGTGGTGGCAGTGTGGTGCATATACTGTAATTTGCATACTGCTCATTTGAGGGAGATTCCTCTCTTGATGTGCTGCAGGTGGTCCATTAGCCTGATAAAGCAATTAACTATTTGACATCATCCCTGTTGGAACTAGAGAAGAACACCTCACCCTGTTGTCTTGTTATCCAAATATCAGTTGGCCACGTTGTGTACATAGATGAAGTAGATGCTGGTAATCACGTGGGAGCACTCAATTTCtttagatttatagttttgaagaGGTTTCATGTCATAATTTAGTCATTTCTGATGTATTATgtactttttaaaaaaaaatcaggacATGGTGGAAGTGATGGCGTCCATGGATACATGTATTCCCTTGATGCTGCAGTCAATGACTTGGTATGTTTCACATGAACGCTGAAAATAAACGAGAATTTTATCTTGCTCCTTGTGATTCATTTAAAGAAAATTGCTTGAAAAAGTAATAATTGATTTGTGTTTTTTGTTGTCTGTTAAATAACAGAAAGCCTTCATTAAGAAGATGTTagcagaaaataatttttttgtatAGAAATCATGGGATCTGTGACAAAAATCCTTCCGTTGCTGTGCATAGACCAACTACAAGAAAGATTGCTACTCAAATTTCTAACCAAAACCAACCTTGTCAAGTGGTAATTCGTTTCTCTTAGAACCAAAATGTTGCCCAATAATATCTTTGTTTAGATGTGATATACGAAATAGATTGGTTTTCCTTAGGTTTATTCAAATGTTTGCAGGAAACTAAGAAGCCAGTACAGAATTCATCATCAATTATGATTGAAAAAGTATCAAATAAGGTCATTATAGATGTAGATGAATATAGAGCAGATAGTTCCTTCTCCGATCCAATGTTTGTGAAGCACACTGAAGAAATTCTTGATGAAGTCGAAATCTTCGAGGATATTGACTTAATGGTATGATGACTTTGTGTTTTGTGTTAAGGGTttgttccttattttcttgtagtggCAACAGTGTTAACAGTTCTATAATGTAATGTTGTAGGAAGAGGAAGTTGAGATGGAGGATATTGTTGAAGAACTCATTTTGGATATTGATAGTTGCGACTCAAAGAACACACTTGAAGTTTTAAATTATATCGATGATATATATGCTCACTACAAGAAAACTGAGGTTAGTCTCACTGTTTTCAACTCTTAGTTGTTTCAATTTTGGTGTAGCATTGTCTGATTTTCCTACTCCATTTACTCAAAGTGCACATACTCCATTTACTCAAAGTGCACATTTGAGAATCAAGTGCTAGTCTTACTTGCTTTAGTGACATTCTTCAATCTGAATACCTTCAAATGCTTTGCCTAGCTGTTCCAATTGAGAGTGTACTTTTCCTTTACTTTCTTTATTGCTGAAATCCCCAAAACTTCAAAAGTAAGAATGCAAAAGTAAGATAGGGTAGACTTGTAAAGCCTGAGGTAACTTGACTGAACCTTGCATGTTTTGCAGAATTCTAGCTGTGTATCTACCAACTATATGGTTCAGCAATATGACATCAATGAGAAAATGAGGATCATCCTAGTTGATTGGTTAATCGAGGTATACGAAATTTTGACATGATTTTCTATCTCCTAGAAAGGGTAAACAAAACATATGCTAAGCATCCTTCTTGGTTTGAATCTTGACAGGTGCATTATAAATTTGAGCTCATGGATGAGACATTATTCCTTATGGTTAACATTATAGACAGATTCTTAGCCCACCAAACTGTGGAACGAAAGAAACTTCAGTTGGTCGGAATTACAGCCATGCTTTTAGCATGCAAGTATGAGGAAGTTTCAGTACCGGTTGTAGATGATCTTATTCTAATTTCTGACAAGGCTTATACAAGGAAGCAAGTTCTTGCTATGGTAAATGTTTCACTTCTAAGTCATATATCTATTATCAAGTGTGTTTAGTTTTTCCCAGTTTCGACATTGTGATTCTAACACTGTAGAAACATGTTTAGCATCCTTAGTTTTACCCAGTTTCGACATTGTGATTCCAACACTGCATAAACATGTTTGCAAGAGAAATCGATAGTAAATACATTGCAATTCAATATGTCAGTTCCAACTTCATATGTATTTATGAAAAGATTCCTTAAAACGGCTCAGTCTGATAAGAAGGTTTGTATAGTTAGTCTTCCATCAGATTAAACTATTGATCCATAGTATTTTATAACTTTTTATAGCTTGGATACTAACATATTTTATGCATTTTGAACCATCTTGagcttctctcttttttcttgatCGAGCTATCCTTGGTTGATCATGATATGCTTAGGTTACCACCATCTCTGTTAGCTGCTGCAACCATCTACACTGCTCAGTTTACTCTTAACAGGACTAGACATTGGAGTAAGACCACAAAGTGGCATTCATATTACTCAGAAGATCAATTACAGTAAGTGATAACTTCTTCCTGAACACACCGAATTCCTTGTTTTTTCTTTGGACATTCGACATGTAGTGCCATTGTTATGAATGTACACATTTAGACGACATTTATGATTGTTATTTTTTACGAGAAGCTAGTTAAATGTTCTTAATTTTAATATATTGGGGTTTATCTCATGGTAGACATCGTCCAGATATCAGATTCGTATTTTTCTCCTAATTGAGAAACCATTTGTACTCCCCACtaaatatatacatttttttttatcaaagttTGGTTGCAGGTGGTTCTGGACTCGGAACAGTGATGGAGTGGAACACAAAGACTCCCTTGTAGTGGGATTGGGAGAATTTAGTCATGTTCAGTGGGAAAGTAAATGAAATTCCTAAGGCTTCGCAGCAACCTACTGACTGGGGTGTTGAAGGAGACGGCGGGGGGAATTGATAATGGGTCTTTCTGttctccgcctggtggtgggagagatggtgctagtggtggtggtcatTCTGGGTAtgatttttttatgaaatatcATTAAAAAAACTACTGTTTCTGTTAGTTTTTGTCGATCTACTGTTaaagaaaatagttttttttaaagaattcaaCTTTTGCCAGACACAAtcgttttggaaaaaaccacttCTAGAATGCAGCTGATGGACACAGTCGTTTTTAGTAATATTACTTCATGTCCTGACAGTAGTTTAACTTCCATTTTTCACTAGTGAAATGACAACCTTCTCTTCATTAAGGAAATTATCCCTGACTTTCATGCGATTAGAAATTACCTACAAAATATTGCAATGCAAGTAGTCAAGAGATCAATTTCAATATGTCAGGATTATTTTTTAGTTCAAGAGTCCATCCAAGGCATAAGAAAATGTTAGCTAAAATCCTAAAACATTACCTCTCTTAAtctagaagaaaaatatttgggaaCACCAGTTGAtatctgtttatgggtgaaaactatttctgctggttttggtaatttagagtgtgtggatgagaaatgaatctaaaccctaaacaaatgcactacatgggagtgcttttgattcgagagatcaatctgtacaattctggcctataccaagaaatggtcgttccagacttgcttcggtcacaaagtgaaggagatggagttgatcttagggagggaagagaagaaggtgttgagattgtggaggtgttggttgtttatgacttgtatcagaataccgaactggcttgcaataatgtaagcaatcagctctagGTGTTTGAAtactgatggttattttcaatggtgttgtagtaagatgatttgtTCAATCAGACTTGTTGATAATTTGTTTTAAAACTtcataacaaaaataagaaaaatatatacaaaaatcatGACGGGATGAAGAGATGACTGGGACTTGGGATTCCACCAATCATCACATTCATGCAGTTCAACTATTATttccggacaattaaagctcataaaataacaaacatcgactctaaatcttttccaaggtagattttatagagaattatatgtaaatcacaagcatgacgcatcaaaagtacctaagactaagcatgcgacatcaaacgaaatcacaaataatcaagaaaaatcataaatcaattataatattgcaaatagtcataaaggaattaaatataattacacatgggtgaaaaacagcttcctccgtcgtcccaatgatgggttctagctccacatggtgaaaacactctcaaaggaattctttattgctcaaaaaggtgtttgcaaggagaaaaggtataaagcagtgtgtttgtaacagttataattgttacagaactcactgttacaaagaaacactaacagactgttgGGAACTGGACTAAGTGTTACATAAATTGTTACAAAGATATAAAATTTGAAAGTAAAagcaacggtttctgcgactgtctatatGTGCtgtttcgtgttcttcctcttcttattCGTTGCAACAATGGTGATTGTCTGCAACTCGATTCTAAGCCTCTGTTCAatcccccaaactctccatccccctctcTGCTACTCCAACct
This genomic stretch from Papaver somniferum cultivar HN1 chromosome 5, ASM357369v1, whole genome shotgun sequence harbors:
- the LOC113278727 gene encoding cyclin-B2-4-like, encoding MCVSLGYHNSAVVPSMRKKRGVALAWNDGFNIVICYSSQQGFICSTKSIKTDKALKKYKTPPPSSNPTKTNGVIAILSSPLSNCFVVDIFTTDINMIKCALALMSHLNWRKRLAFDHFMGWTLIASVFVITMLKSHFVELWMLLKLLLLLCCLSGVPMGHGGSDGVHGYMYSLDAAVNDLKIIFLYRNHGICDKNPSVAVHRPTTRKIATQISNQNQPCQETKKPVQNSSSIMIEKVSNKVIIDVDEYRADSSFSDPMFVKHTEEILDEVEIFEDIDLMEEEVEMEDIVEELILDIDSCDSKNTLEVLNYIDDIYAHYKKTENSSCVSTNYMVQQYDINEKMRIILVDWLIEVHYKFELMDETLFLMVNIIDRFLAHQTVERKKLQLVGITAMLLACKYEEVSVPVVDDLILISDKAYTRKQVLAMVNKSIVNTLQFNMSVPTSYVFMKRFLKTAQSDKKLELLSFFLIELSLVDHDMLRLPPSLLAAATIYTAQFTLNRTRHWSKTTKWHSYYSEDQLQWFWTRNSDGVEHKDSLVVGLGEFSHVQWESK